Proteins encoded in a region of the Planococcus shixiaomingii genome:
- a CDS encoding cytochrome d ubiquinol oxidase subunit II, which yields MTLEIIGISVLWLFLFFYVIVGSIDFGAGFFNAYSAFTNKQHILTKIIQRYLSPVWEVTNVFFVFFFVGMVGFFPQTAYYYGTTLLVPASLALILLSIRGSYYAFATYGAKINHRGYIYMYGLSGLLLPAALSPVLAMAQGGFINMVDGSPKLDYWALFTSPLTWSIVVLSLTAVLYISAVFLTWYANKAGDVKATDLMRKYALIWAGPAIITATGIIYELRAHNVENFNRLLDLWWAFGISALLFLGTVFLIWKRRNYGLAFILLVGQFFTAFFAYGASHYPYLLYPHLTIYDSFTNEAMAISLIVAFIAGLGLLLPSLYLLFRLFLFDKDYVKGKSDYHA from the coding sequence ATGACACTTGAAATTATAGGAATCTCGGTTCTTTGGTTATTCTTGTTCTTTTATGTCATTGTAGGATCCATTGATTTTGGCGCTGGCTTTTTTAACGCATACAGCGCCTTTACCAACAAACAGCACATTTTGACTAAAATTATCCAACGTTATTTATCGCCGGTATGGGAAGTCACGAACGTGTTTTTCGTCTTCTTCTTTGTCGGTATGGTCGGCTTTTTCCCGCAGACCGCTTATTATTATGGTACAACACTGTTAGTTCCAGCGAGTCTGGCGCTGATCTTGTTGTCGATCCGCGGTTCGTATTACGCGTTTGCCACATACGGTGCCAAGATTAACCATCGAGGCTATATTTATATGTACGGATTATCTGGCTTGCTCTTGCCGGCAGCTCTTTCTCCAGTATTAGCCATGGCTCAAGGCGGGTTCATCAATATGGTCGACGGTTCGCCGAAACTTGATTATTGGGCACTGTTTACCAGTCCGCTGACATGGAGCATTGTAGTACTGAGTTTGACTGCGGTCCTATACATTTCCGCAGTGTTCCTGACATGGTATGCCAATAAAGCAGGAGACGTAAAAGCGACAGATTTGATGCGCAAGTATGCACTTATCTGGGCTGGCCCTGCAATCATTACGGCAACCGGCATCATCTATGAATTGCGGGCACACAACGTAGAGAATTTTAATCGCTTGCTTGATTTGTGGTGGGCGTTCGGCATATCTGCCCTGCTGTTCCTAGGAACGGTGTTCTTGATTTGGAAACGCCGGAATTACGGTTTGGCGTTTATCCTATTGGTCGGGCAATTCTTCACTGCCTTTTTCGCCTACGGAGCATCGCATTATCCGTATCTTCTTTATCCACACTTGACGATTTACGATAGTTTTACGAATGAAGCAATGGCCATATCGTTGATTGTCGCGTTTATTGCGGGATTGGGCTTGCTGCTTCCTTCGCTTTACTTGCTCTTCCGCTTGTTCTTGTTTGATAAGGATTATGTCAAAGGGAAATCGGATTACCACGCATAA
- the cydS gene encoding cytochrome bd oxidase small subunit CydS, with product MQNFLIFYAPFIVLFGSVAFGFWFSLQDGPATKDEK from the coding sequence CTGCAGAATTTCTTAATATTTTATGCACCGTTTATCGTATTATTTGGATCTGTCGCTTTTGGATTCTGGTTTTCATTGCAAGATGGGCCAGCGACAAAAGACGAGAAATAA
- the rlmD gene encoding 23S rRNA (uracil(1939)-C(5))-methyltransferase RlmD, producing MKPVQKNDRLLVHVEDLTHDGAGVAKVEGYPLFIHGALPGEDVEVLVLKTLKSYGFAKMLEIKKASPFRVAAPCPVFDTCGGCQIQHLSYEGQMTFKRKLVRDAITRIGKLPDVPVHPVKGMENPWRYRNKSQIPFGTDNGRVVAGFYQTRSHDIADTDICLIQTPEADAIMAALKKNLPAMGIEPYEEETHRGMLRHVVVRKGRATGEIMVVLVTKKKKFPQAEKAIELIRTLVPEVTSIVQNVNSEKTNVIFGNETVTLWGNDVIEDRIGDVRFEISARSFYQINPIQTEVLYGQAMDYAQLTGNETVIDAYCGIGTISLFLAQQAKFVMGVEIVPQAIEDAKRNAELNGFTNTLFEAGPAEQVIPRWYKEGKTADVLMVDPPRKGCDEQLLRTILKQRPKRVVYVSCNPATLARDLRILEDGGYRTKEVQPVDMFPQSTHCEAVAWLELAE from the coding sequence TTGAAACCAGTACAAAAAAACGATCGCTTGCTTGTGCATGTGGAGGATTTGACGCATGACGGCGCAGGTGTAGCAAAAGTAGAAGGCTATCCGCTTTTCATCCATGGCGCATTGCCAGGAGAAGATGTAGAGGTCCTCGTCTTGAAAACCTTAAAGTCCTACGGCTTTGCCAAAATGCTCGAAATAAAAAAAGCTTCACCGTTCCGTGTGGCAGCGCCTTGTCCAGTTTTTGATACGTGCGGCGGCTGCCAAATCCAGCATCTGTCTTACGAAGGGCAGATGACCTTTAAACGCAAGTTGGTCCGCGATGCCATTACGCGCATCGGAAAGTTGCCGGACGTGCCGGTCCATCCGGTCAAAGGCATGGAAAACCCGTGGCGCTATCGAAATAAATCACAGATTCCGTTTGGAACTGACAATGGCCGCGTTGTTGCAGGCTTTTATCAAACGCGTTCGCATGATATTGCCGACACCGACATCTGCCTTATCCAAACACCGGAAGCAGATGCCATCATGGCGGCTTTGAAAAAGAATTTGCCAGCTATGGGCATTGAACCTTATGAAGAAGAGACTCACCGCGGCATGCTTCGCCACGTAGTGGTCCGCAAAGGGCGGGCGACTGGCGAGATTATGGTCGTTCTTGTGACGAAGAAAAAGAAATTCCCACAGGCGGAAAAGGCGATTGAACTGATCCGGACGCTTGTGCCGGAAGTGACGTCTATCGTCCAAAACGTCAACAGCGAAAAAACCAATGTCATTTTTGGCAATGAAACCGTGACGCTTTGGGGCAATGACGTTATCGAAGACCGGATCGGAGATGTTCGTTTTGAAATTTCCGCTCGTTCTTTCTATCAAATCAACCCGATACAAACTGAAGTTCTCTATGGACAGGCCATGGACTATGCCCAGTTGACAGGCAATGAAACCGTAATCGATGCATATTGCGGGATCGGGACGATTTCCTTGTTCCTGGCCCAGCAAGCCAAATTCGTCATGGGCGTCGAGATCGTGCCGCAGGCGATTGAAGATGCCAAACGCAACGCTGAACTCAATGGTTTTACAAATACCTTATTTGAAGCAGGTCCGGCAGAGCAGGTCATTCCGCGCTGGTATAAGGAAGGCAAGACAGCAGACGTTCTGATGGTCGATCCGCCTCGTAAAGGCTGTGACGAACAGCTGCTGAGAACCATTTTAAAACAGCGTCCGAAGCGCGTGGTCTATGTATCCTGCAACCCGGCAACGCTTGCGCGTGACTTGCGCATACTGGAAGACGGCGGCTACCGCACCAAAGAAGTGCAGCCTGTCGACATGTTCCCGCAGTCGACGCATTGTGAAGCGGTGGCTTGGCTGGAACTAGCCGAATAA